A section of the Ruania halotolerans genome encodes:
- the rplW gene encoding 50S ribosomal protein L23, with protein sequence MSALTKDPREVVIAPVVSEKSYNLLDEGKYTFIVDTRSNKTEIKIAIEQIFDVKVASVNTINRKGKTRRTRFGLGKRKDTKRAIVTLREGTIDIFGGPTG encoded by the coding sequence GTGAGCGCACTCACCAAGGACCCGCGCGAGGTCGTCATCGCCCCGGTCGTCTCCGAGAAGAGCTACAACCTGCTCGACGAGGGCAAGTACACGTTCATCGTGGACACTCGCTCGAATAAGACCGAGATCAAGATCGCGATCGAGCAGATCTTTGACGTCAAGGTCGCCTCGGTCAACACGATCAATCGCAAGGGCAAGACGCGCCGGACCCGCTTCGGGCTCGGCAAGCGCAAGGACACCAAGCGCGCCATCGTCACCCTTCGCGAGGGAACCATCGACATCTTCGGCGGGCCGACCGGCTGA
- the rplB gene encoding 50S ribosomal protein L2, whose amino-acid sequence MGIRKYKPTTPGRRGSSVADFVEITRTTPEKSLIRPLTKSGGRNSSGRITARHIGGGHKRAYRVIDFRRHDKDGVPAKVAHIEYDPNRTARIALLHYADGEKRYILAPVKLKQGDRIENGPGADIKPGNNLPMRHIPVGTVIHAVELKPGGGAKIARSAGASVQLVAKDGPYAQLRMPSGEIRNVDLRCRASIGEVGNAEQSNINWGKAGRMRWKGKRPTVRGVAMNPVDHPHGGGEGKTSGGRHPVSPWGQTEGRTRRPNKPSDKLIVRRRRTGKKR is encoded by the coding sequence ATGGGAATCCGTAAGTACAAGCCGACGACGCCGGGCCGCCGCGGTTCGTCCGTCGCCGACTTCGTCGAGATCACCCGCACGACGCCGGAGAAGTCGCTGATCCGTCCGCTCACCAAGAGTGGCGGCCGTAACAGCTCGGGCCGGATCACGGCTCGTCACATCGGTGGTGGCCACAAGCGGGCCTACCGCGTGATCGACTTCCGTCGTCATGACAAGGACGGGGTCCCGGCGAAGGTCGCGCACATCGAGTACGACCCGAATCGGACCGCGCGGATCGCGCTGCTGCACTACGCCGACGGCGAGAAGCGGTACATCCTCGCCCCGGTCAAGCTCAAGCAGGGCGACCGGATCGAGAACGGCCCTGGCGCGGACATCAAGCCGGGAAACAACCTGCCGATGCGGCACATCCCGGTCGGTACTGTCATCCACGCCGTTGAGCTCAAGCCGGGCGGTGGCGCGAAGATCGCGCGATCGGCCGGGGCCTCTGTGCAGCTCGTGGCCAAGGATGGTCCTTACGCCCAGTTGCGGATGCCTTCGGGTGAGATCCGCAATGTTGACCTGCGCTGCCGCGCCTCGATCGGTGAGGTCGGCAATGCCGAGCAGTCCAACATCAACTGGGGCAAGGCAGGCCGCATGCGTTGGAAGGGCAAGCGCCCGACTGTGCGCGGTGTGGCCATGAACCCTGTCGACCACCCACACGGTGGTGGTGAGGGCAAGACCTCTGGTGGCCGTCACCCGGTGAGCCCCTGGGGCCAGACCGAGGGTCGTACCCGCCGTCCGAACAAGCCGAGCGACAAGCTCATCGTGCGCCGTCGCCGTACCGGCAAGAAGCGCTGA
- the rplV gene encoding 50S ribosomal protein L22 — MEAKAQARFVRVTPQKARRVVDIIRGKQADEAVAVLTYAPQAAAETVRKVVESAVANARVKADKASVAFNSDDLVIAEAYVDEGPTLKRFRPRAQGRANRILKRTSHITVIVAERQTKGGAR, encoded by the coding sequence ATGGAAGCCAAGGCGCAGGCGCGATTCGTGCGCGTCACGCCCCAGAAGGCCCGGCGCGTCGTGGACATTATCCGCGGCAAGCAGGCCGATGAGGCTGTGGCCGTGCTGACGTACGCCCCGCAGGCGGCGGCAGAGACCGTCCGCAAGGTAGTCGAGAGCGCGGTAGCCAACGCCCGTGTGAAGGCGGACAAGGCCTCGGTTGCTTTCAACAGTGACGATCTGGTGATCGCAGAGGCGTACGTGGACGAAGGTCCCACGCTGAAGCGATTCCGTCCCCGTGCGCAGGGTCGGGCGAACCGGATTCTCAAGCGCACCAGCCACATCACCGTGATCG
- the rpsS gene encoding 30S ribosomal protein S19, which produces MPRSLKKGPFVDGHLQKKVDDQNDKGTKNVIKTWSRRSVITPDFLGHTFAVHDGRKHVPVFVTESMVGHKLGEFAPTRTFRGHEKDDRKARRR; this is translated from the coding sequence ATGCCTCGCAGTCTGAAGAAGGGCCCCTTCGTGGATGGCCACCTGCAGAAGAAGGTGGACGACCAGAACGATAAGGGCACCAAGAACGTCATCAAGACATGGTCCCGTCGCTCGGTTATCACGCCGGACTTCCTGGGCCACACCTTCGCGGTACATGACGGTCGCAAGCACGTCCCGGTGTTCGTCACCGAGTCGATGGTCGGCCACAAGCTCGGGGAGTTCGCCCCGACCCGCACGTTCCGTGGGCATGAGAAGGACGACCGCAAAGCGCGTCGTCGCTGA
- the rplD gene encoding 50S ribosomal protein L4 has translation MSTVVDNAQNASIDVLDATGKKAGTVELPAAVFGVTTNVPLIHQVVVAQLAAARQGTHKAKTRAEVRGGGAKPYKQKGTGRARQGSIRAPQYAGGGVVHGPVPRDYSQRTPKKMKQAALRGALSDRARADRVHVVESFVSNETPSTATATAVLAKVALSRHVLVVIDRDDELSWMSLRNVPTVHLIHPDQLNTYDVLVSDDVVFTSTAFEAFLASATGAAQAQEEQK, from the coding sequence ATGAGCACTGTGGTTGATAACGCTCAAAACGCATCCATCGACGTCCTCGACGCCACCGGTAAGAAGGCCGGAACTGTCGAGCTGCCCGCCGCGGTTTTCGGTGTGACGACGAACGTGCCACTGATCCACCAGGTCGTGGTTGCCCAGCTCGCCGCGGCGCGCCAGGGTACCCACAAGGCGAAGACGCGCGCCGAGGTGCGTGGTGGTGGCGCCAAGCCGTACAAGCAGAAGGGCACCGGACGCGCCCGCCAGGGTTCGATCCGCGCGCCGCAGTACGCCGGTGGTGGCGTCGTGCACGGTCCAGTACCGCGCGACTACTCCCAGCGCACGCCCAAGAAGATGAAGCAGGCCGCATTGCGTGGCGCGCTGTCGGACCGCGCTCGCGCGGACCGAGTGCACGTGGTCGAATCCTTCGTCTCCAACGAGACGCCCTCCACGGCCACCGCCACTGCGGTGCTCGCCAAGGTGGCGCTGAGCCGGCACGTCCTCGTGGTCATCGACCGTGACGATGAGCTGAGCTGGATGAGTCTGCGGAATGTGCCGACTGTGCACCTGATCCACCCCGATCAGCTGAACACCTACGACGTGCTGGTCAGCGACGATGTGGTCTTCACCTCGACCGCGTTTGAGGCTTTCCTTGCGTCGGCGACCGGCGCAGCCCAGGCTCAGGAGGAGCAGAAGTGA